A single Stigmatella aurantiaca DNA region contains:
- a CDS encoding PIG-L deacetylase family protein, producing MSTALFLSPHLDDVAFSCGGTLARLKARRWKIILATVFTRSVPRPTGFALACQTSKGLSPDVDYMALRRAEDRSFAAWMGVDELVWIDLPEAPHRGYHSPGALFAPPRTDDDIIPTLEDRLSLLMEDVRPDLVFAPQALGSHVDHVQLVRTLPSLNIQVSQILWYRDTPYAVRQPQAKPDYSLPDGLRPLALNVTEEMSRKVSGCVCYRSQIPFQFGGEAEVASTLETFHQQEAADYGQAGHAEVFLARSNFESEWRDRL from the coding sequence ATGAGCACCGCCCTCTTCCTCTCTCCCCACCTGGATGACGTCGCCTTCTCGTGCGGTGGGACACTGGCCCGGCTGAAGGCGCGGCGGTGGAAGATCATCCTGGCCACCGTCTTCACCCGCTCGGTGCCCCGCCCCACCGGCTTCGCCCTGGCGTGCCAGACGAGCAAGGGGCTGAGCCCGGACGTGGACTACATGGCGCTGCGCCGCGCGGAGGACCGCTCCTTCGCGGCGTGGATGGGCGTGGATGAGCTGGTGTGGATCGATCTGCCGGAGGCCCCCCACCGGGGCTACCACAGCCCCGGGGCCCTCTTCGCCCCGCCCCGGACGGACGATGACATCATCCCCACGCTGGAGGACCGGCTCTCCCTGCTGATGGAGGACGTGCGCCCGGACCTGGTGTTCGCGCCCCAGGCCCTGGGCAGCCACGTGGACCACGTGCAGCTTGTCCGCACGCTGCCCTCGCTGAACATCCAGGTGTCGCAGATCCTCTGGTACCGGGATACCCCCTACGCCGTGCGGCAGCCCCAGGCGAAGCCTGACTACTCGCTGCCCGACGGCCTGCGGCCCCTGGCCCTGAACGTGACGGAGGAGATGTCCCGCAAGGTGTCCGGGTGCGTCTGCTACCGGAGCCAGATTCCGTTTCAGTTCGGCGGAGAGGCGGAGGTAGCCTCCACGCTGGAGACCTTCCACCAGCAGGAAGCCGCCGATTACGGCCAGGCCGGCCATGCAGAGGTCTTCCTCGCGAGAAGCAACTTCGAGTCCGAGTGGCGGGACCGGCTCTGA
- a CDS encoding carboxypeptidase-like regulatory domain-containing protein, whose product MTACDNRPVVDQGEEDTCENELVVLSVKVVTAEGVPVKGATVTATSLETEQSITGVTDETGISRAVNESLAPGRTHLSAIAGPKVSSSSEVEWTCDGCHCTPKPGMVELQLNP is encoded by the coding sequence ATGACCGCCTGTGACAACAGGCCGGTCGTGGACCAGGGCGAAGAGGACACCTGCGAGAACGAACTGGTCGTCTTGAGCGTCAAGGTGGTGACGGCCGAGGGCGTCCCCGTCAAGGGCGCCACGGTGACCGCGACGAGCCTGGAGACGGAGCAGAGCATCACCGGCGTCACGGACGAGACGGGCATCAGCCGCGCGGTGAATGAGTCACTCGCCCCGGGCAGAACCCACCTGAGCGCCATCGCCGGACCCAAGGTGTCCTCCTCCTCCGAGGTGGAGTGGACCTGTGACGGCTGCCACTGCACGCCCAAGCCCGGAATGGTCGAGCTTCAGCTCAACCCCTGA
- a CDS encoding sugar phosphate isomerase/epimerase family protein has product MTLRFAYNTNGVANHRLGDALRLIADSGYDGVALTLDHHHFDPFAPNLICRAEMLAGLLEQLGLGLVVETGARFLLNPRAKHEPTLISPEAEGRARRLDFLRRAVDVCATCRGEAVSFWAGVPRRGEVELKDTWRWLVDGVAHLSDHAASRGVVLAMEPEPGMLVETVDAWRQLQEEVKLLGAAPFKLALDVGHLLVTQERVPADAVREFAPVLGTVALEDMKRGVHEHLPFGEGDLDVVPVLRELIQARYDKLVCVELSRDAHRAHTMVPGAIEWLRARLPADAGVAA; this is encoded by the coding sequence GTGACCCTGCGCTTCGCGTACAACACCAACGGGGTGGCCAACCACCGTCTCGGAGACGCGCTGCGGCTCATCGCCGACAGCGGCTACGACGGCGTGGCCCTCACGCTGGACCACCACCACTTCGATCCCTTCGCCCCCAACCTCATCTGCCGCGCCGAGATGCTGGCGGGGCTGCTGGAGCAGCTCGGGCTCGGGCTGGTGGTGGAGACCGGCGCGCGCTTCCTGCTCAATCCCCGGGCCAAGCACGAGCCCACCCTCATCAGCCCCGAGGCGGAGGGCCGCGCGCGGCGGCTCGACTTCCTGCGCCGGGCGGTGGACGTCTGCGCCACCTGCCGGGGCGAGGCGGTCTCCTTCTGGGCGGGCGTGCCCCGGCGCGGCGAGGTGGAGCTGAAGGACACCTGGCGCTGGCTGGTGGATGGCGTGGCCCACCTGTCGGACCACGCCGCCTCCCGGGGCGTGGTGCTCGCCATGGAGCCCGAGCCCGGCATGCTGGTGGAGACGGTGGATGCGTGGCGCCAGCTCCAGGAGGAGGTGAAGCTCCTGGGCGCGGCCCCCTTCAAGCTCGCCCTGGACGTGGGGCACCTGCTGGTGACGCAGGAGCGCGTGCCCGCGGACGCCGTGCGCGAGTTCGCCCCGGTGCTCGGCACCGTGGCCCTGGAGGACATGAAGCGGGGCGTGCACGAGCACCTGCCCTTCGGCGAGGGAGACCTGGACGTCGTCCCGGTGCTCCGCGAGCTCATCCAGGCGCGCTACGACAAGCTCGTCTGCGTGGAGTTATCCCGGGACGCGCACCGCGCGCACACCATGGTGCCCGGGGCCATCGAGTGGCTCCGGGCCCGGCTGCCCGCGGACGCGGGGGTGGCGGCATGA
- a CDS encoding MATE family efflux transporter, which produces MSQPSLSAELTSEASPPVLAQPGWRAALAEAVRGTHHDFSTGSVDRALLLLSIPMVLEMVMESIFALVDVFFVSRLGADAVATVGLTESMLTLAYTVPLGLSIGATALISRRMGEKDPERAARTAVQTLGLGFVLSLPMSVLGVLFARPLLSALGASPAVVEQGAVYTQVMLGSFVIVMPLFLISAILRGAGDAATSMRALLLANSVNLVLAPLFIFGLGPVPGLGVLGAAIATTVGRGTGVLYQLYRLLRGGGRLCLGRRHLSLEPATLGALLRLSGGAILQSVLGLSSWLVLMRIVASFGSAAMAGYTLVMRIILFAQQPAWGMSHAVGTLVGQSLGARDAERAERVTWRASFFTVLFLGAVSLVFLTCSEPLIRAFTIEADVVFHASRGLRILSWGLILYAFVTIIPHAFNGAGDTRTPTVVNLACSWGLQIPLAYALTGPAGLGPEGAFLAIAITYAALGAVSAALFLQGKWKAQGL; this is translated from the coding sequence ATGTCTCAGCCCTCCCTGTCCGCCGAGCTCACCTCGGAGGCCTCGCCCCCCGTCTTGGCCCAGCCGGGCTGGCGTGCCGCGCTCGCCGAGGCGGTGCGGGGCACCCACCACGACTTCTCCACGGGCTCCGTGGATCGCGCCCTGCTGCTGCTCTCCATCCCCATGGTGCTGGAGATGGTGATGGAGTCCATCTTCGCCCTGGTGGACGTCTTCTTCGTCTCGCGCCTGGGGGCGGACGCCGTGGCCACGGTGGGCCTCACCGAGTCCATGCTCACGCTGGCCTATACGGTGCCCCTGGGGCTGTCCATCGGCGCCACGGCGCTGATCTCCCGGCGCATGGGCGAGAAGGATCCCGAGCGGGCCGCGCGCACGGCGGTGCAGACGCTGGGGCTGGGTTTCGTGCTGTCCCTGCCCATGTCGGTGCTGGGCGTGCTGTTCGCCCGGCCGCTGCTCTCGGCCCTGGGGGCCTCCCCGGCCGTGGTGGAGCAAGGCGCCGTCTACACCCAGGTGATGCTGGGCAGCTTCGTCATCGTCATGCCGCTGTTCCTCATCAGCGCCATCCTGCGCGGCGCGGGGGATGCAGCCACCTCCATGCGCGCGCTGCTGCTGGCCAACTCCGTCAACCTCGTGCTCGCCCCGCTCTTCATCTTCGGCCTGGGCCCGGTGCCCGGCCTGGGCGTGCTGGGCGCGGCGATCGCCACCACCGTGGGGCGCGGCACGGGCGTGCTCTACCAGCTCTACCGCCTGCTGCGCGGCGGGGGGCGGCTCTGCCTGGGGCGGCGCCACCTGAGCCTCGAGCCCGCCACCCTGGGGGCCCTCTTGCGGCTGTCCGGTGGCGCCATCCTCCAGTCCGTGCTGGGCCTCTCCAGCTGGCTGGTGCTGATGCGAATCGTGGCCAGCTTCGGCAGCGCGGCGATGGCCGGCTACACCCTCGTCATGCGGATCATCCTCTTCGCCCAGCAGCCCGCCTGGGGGATGAGCCACGCGGTGGGCACCCTGGTGGGCCAGAGCCTGGGCGCCCGGGACGCGGAGCGCGCCGAGCGCGTCACCTGGCGCGCCAGTTTCTTCACCGTGCTCTTCCTGGGCGCGGTGAGCCTGGTGTTCCTCACGTGCTCCGAGCCGCTCATCCGCGCCTTCACCATCGAGGCCGACGTCGTCTTCCATGCCTCGCGCGGCCTGCGGATCCTCAGTTGGGGCCTCATCCTCTACGCCTTCGTCACAATTATCCCTCACGCCTTTAACGGCGCCGGCGATACGCGCACGCCCACCGTGGTCAACCTGGCCTGCTCCTGGGGGCTACAGATTCCCCTGGCGTACGCACTCACCGGCCCCGCGGGGCTAGGACCCGAGGGCGCTTTCCTGGCCATCGCCATCACATATGCGGCGCTGGGCGCGGTGAGCGCCGCCCTCTTCCTCCAGGGAAAGTGGAAGGCGCAGGGCCTCTGA
- a CDS encoding YcaO-like family protein, giving the protein MKDLPSLAEALEAYTRALPAGDLLLFRDDGIDRMGVPVVASSLRMENGPWITSHGYGATEEEARVSAIGELAEEVFAEKTLAELPRFHGSYAEMVRQRGVQGVADPLTLGLPAGSPYHPDMPLTWLEMTRLSTGEPVRVPEEFVATHPGQLRGRAPLILPITNGQGAGLSQPQALAHALLELQQRDGNGLQFRAMDQGVVLDLEGAPLPPDIQELLERYRRAGIEIIPKLASTDFGLVNLYVVAQDPSPGEQPLMVTACGEAADPDRHRALRKALLEYAGSRARKAFMHGPLEAVARVAPPGYLESFLPQVNLRQEEPRALQGMVEWASMPVGVLRALIAPTVQHRRTVRFTDLPEAAAAEAPPKRCAQVVEGLHQGGFDVLLIDLSPADHSIHVVKALVPGLEVETMTYSRIGERNVARLLARQDPLVGLGTPPEGAQRVRLTAAAEERLGGPAWFNVRLAEQRLGSLYSLYREPGRHSVQTVLRTRRFGGGLS; this is encoded by the coding sequence ATGAAGGATCTGCCCAGCCTCGCCGAGGCGCTGGAAGCCTACACGCGCGCCCTGCCCGCCGGAGACCTGCTGCTGTTCCGGGACGATGGCATCGACCGGATGGGCGTGCCCGTGGTCGCCTCCAGCCTGCGCATGGAGAACGGGCCGTGGATCACCTCCCATGGCTACGGCGCCACGGAGGAGGAGGCTCGCGTCAGCGCCATCGGGGAGCTGGCCGAGGAGGTCTTCGCCGAGAAGACCCTGGCGGAGCTGCCGCGCTTCCACGGCAGCTATGCGGAGATGGTGCGCCAGCGGGGTGTCCAGGGGGTGGCGGATCCCCTGACGCTGGGGCTGCCCGCGGGAAGTCCCTACCACCCGGACATGCCGCTGACCTGGCTGGAGATGACCCGGCTTTCCACCGGGGAGCCCGTCCGGGTGCCCGAGGAGTTCGTGGCCACCCATCCGGGCCAGCTGCGCGGACGCGCCCCGCTCATCCTGCCCATCACCAATGGCCAGGGGGCGGGCCTGAGCCAGCCGCAGGCCCTGGCCCACGCCCTGCTGGAGCTGCAGCAGCGCGACGGCAACGGGCTGCAGTTCCGGGCCATGGATCAGGGCGTCGTGCTGGACCTGGAGGGCGCCCCGCTACCCCCGGACATCCAGGAGCTGCTGGAGCGCTACCGCCGCGCGGGCATCGAGATCATCCCCAAGCTGGCCAGCACGGACTTCGGCCTCGTCAACCTGTACGTGGTGGCCCAGGACCCCTCGCCCGGTGAGCAGCCGCTGATGGTGACCGCCTGTGGCGAGGCGGCCGATCCGGACCGCCACCGCGCCCTGCGCAAGGCGCTGCTGGAGTATGCCGGCTCTCGGGCCCGCAAGGCCTTCATGCACGGCCCGCTGGAGGCGGTGGCCCGGGTGGCGCCCCCCGGCTACCTGGAAAGCTTCCTGCCGCAGGTGAACCTCCGCCAGGAAGAGCCCCGGGCCCTCCAGGGCATGGTCGAGTGGGCCAGCATGCCCGTGGGCGTGTTGCGCGCGCTGATCGCGCCAACGGTGCAGCACCGCCGCACGGTACGCTTCACGGATCTGCCCGAAGCCGCGGCCGCCGAGGCGCCCCCGAAGCGCTGCGCTCAGGTGGTGGAGGGGTTGCACCAGGGCGGCTTCGACGTGCTCCTCATCGACCTGTCGCCCGCGGACCACTCCATCCACGTGGTGAAGGCGCTCGTCCCCGGGCTCGAGGTGGAGACGATGACCTACTCGCGCATCGGCGAGCGGAACGTGGCCCGCCTGCTGGCGCGCCAGGATCCGCTGGTGGGCCTGGGCACGCCCCCCGAGGGCGCCCAGCGCGTGCGGCTGACGGCGGCCGCGGAGGAGCGGCTGGGCGGCCCCGCCTGGTTCAACGTCCGGCTCGCCGAGCAACGGCTGGGCTCGCTCTACTCGCTCTACCGGGAGCCGGGCCGCCACAGCGTGCAGACCGTGCTGCGTACCCGCCGTTTTGGAGGAGGCCTGTCGTGA
- a CDS encoding glycosyltransferase family 4 protein, with amino-acid sequence MSPNALRVCFISRRFFPAISGMSVYALNLVQELVACGHDVTMVSQYRNDAAGASVYGGGPPPGIPGARVVGRESQGEQRINDGLPASFEQDVEDIVATVEKEHRERPFDVIHAQYGYPCGLAALEASRRLGLPNVVSIQGGDGHWVGTCCGTHKQAMLAVLGHSGSLLIGSRTFAEEVKGHHGTPLERFTIVPGATDTRRFSPRDEQALGALRQPPVLLYHGRVDARKGVMELLDAVKRLVVRDGRTLKLRVSGIGPDVDAVKARVAREGLQGSVEFTGYTPYADAPQLYRRGDIFVSPTYAEGFSNTILEAMAAGLPIVSTQAVGVLDCLEDGRNGLLVPPRDADALADAIARMLDDAALRRRLARTALDEVRELYSWQAVGRQIQQVYKDLRGTRPDTRWTNVYDPATTAVNADPSCRFRSAPHLL; translated from the coding sequence ATGAGCCCCAACGCCCTGCGCGTCTGCTTCATCTCCCGCCGCTTCTTCCCGGCCATCTCCGGCATGAGCGTCTATGCGCTCAACCTGGTGCAGGAGCTGGTAGCGTGCGGCCACGACGTGACGATGGTCAGCCAGTACCGCAATGACGCGGCTGGGGCCTCCGTCTACGGCGGCGGGCCGCCCCCGGGCATCCCCGGCGCCCGCGTGGTGGGCCGCGAGTCCCAGGGCGAGCAGCGCATCAACGACGGCCTGCCGGCGAGCTTCGAGCAGGATGTCGAGGACATCGTCGCCACGGTGGAGAAGGAGCACCGCGAGCGCCCTTTCGACGTCATCCACGCCCAGTACGGCTACCCGTGCGGCCTGGCGGCGCTGGAGGCAAGCCGGCGGCTGGGCCTGCCCAACGTCGTGTCCATCCAGGGCGGCGATGGGCACTGGGTGGGAACCTGCTGCGGAACCCACAAGCAGGCCATGCTGGCGGTGCTGGGCCACTCCGGCTCGCTGTTGATCGGCAGCCGCACCTTCGCCGAGGAGGTGAAGGGCCACCACGGCACCCCGCTGGAGCGCTTCACCATCGTCCCGGGCGCCACGGACACCCGCCGCTTCTCCCCCCGGGACGAGCAGGCGCTCGGGGCGCTGCGGCAGCCGCCCGTGCTGCTCTACCACGGCCGCGTGGACGCGCGGAAAGGCGTGATGGAGCTGCTGGATGCGGTGAAGCGGCTGGTGGTGCGCGATGGCCGGACGCTGAAGCTCCGGGTCTCCGGCATCGGCCCGGACGTGGACGCGGTGAAGGCCCGGGTGGCCCGCGAGGGCTTGCAGGGCAGCGTGGAGTTCACCGGGTACACCCCGTATGCGGACGCCCCCCAGCTGTACCGGCGCGGCGACATCTTCGTCTCGCCCACGTACGCGGAGGGCTTCTCCAACACCATCCTCGAGGCCATGGCGGCCGGGCTGCCCATCGTCTCCACCCAGGCCGTGGGGGTGCTGGACTGCCTGGAGGATGGGCGCAACGGCCTGCTCGTGCCGCCCCGGGACGCGGACGCACTGGCCGATGCCATCGCCCGCATGCTGGATGACGCGGCGCTGCGGCGCCGTCTGGCGCGCACCGCGCTGGACGAGGTGCGGGAGCTGTACTCGTGGCAGGCGGTGGGCCGGCAGATTCAACAGGTCTACAAAGACCTGCGGGGCACCCGGCCGGACACGCGCTGGACGAACGTGTACGACCCCGCCACCACCGCGGTGAACGCGGATCCCTCCTGCCGCTTCCGGAGCGCCCCCCACCTCTTATGA
- a CDS encoding inositol-3-phosphate synthase: MAENERLGVAIVGLGGAVATTAVAGLELLRRGRVDTKGLPLASARGMGLIDYEALTFGGWDLFEDDLAQAARNHAVLTESQLEAVAPVLSQMRPWSAVSNPRFCKNVVGPSRKTTRTLREQVQAIREDLARFRQEQKVKRVVVINLASTERAVDLTQPKFLTPNAFEEALDADDPDIGPAMLYAYAAIADGTPFANFTPSIAADVPALLMLAQRNGSPLAGKDGKTGQTMLKTAIAPVLRDRALHVEGWYSTNILGNRDGEALNDPASKANKIDTKGAALDSILGYKVQDHIVQIQYYRPRGDNKEAWDNIDVVGFLGQPMQLKLNFLCKDSILAAPLVVELARTLDLAKRRGEAGVIDALGCFFKAPMTQNGGKVEHAMAEQQRRLMSWLSLGRVQPTLGKERIRG, encoded by the coding sequence ATGGCTGAGAATGAGCGCTTGGGTGTTGCGATTGTGGGTTTGGGCGGGGCGGTAGCGACGACGGCGGTCGCGGGCCTGGAGCTGCTGCGCCGCGGGCGCGTCGACACCAAGGGGCTGCCGCTGGCCTCCGCGCGGGGCATGGGCCTCATCGACTACGAGGCCCTGACGTTCGGCGGCTGGGATTTGTTCGAGGATGATCTGGCGCAGGCGGCGCGCAACCACGCGGTGCTGACCGAGAGCCAGCTCGAGGCCGTGGCACCGGTGCTCAGCCAGATGCGGCCCTGGAGCGCCGTGTCCAACCCGCGCTTCTGCAAGAACGTGGTGGGCCCCTCCCGCAAGACGACGCGCACCCTGCGCGAGCAGGTGCAGGCCATCCGCGAGGACCTGGCGCGCTTCCGCCAGGAGCAGAAGGTCAAACGCGTGGTGGTCATCAACCTGGCCTCCACCGAGCGCGCGGTGGACCTGACGCAGCCCAAGTTCCTCACGCCCAACGCCTTCGAGGAGGCCCTCGACGCGGATGATCCGGACATTGGCCCGGCGATGCTCTACGCCTACGCGGCCATCGCCGACGGCACGCCGTTCGCCAACTTCACGCCGAGCATCGCCGCGGACGTGCCGGCGCTGCTGATGCTGGCGCAGCGCAACGGCTCGCCCCTGGCCGGCAAGGACGGCAAGACGGGGCAGACGATGCTCAAGACGGCCATCGCCCCGGTGCTCCGGGACCGGGCGCTGCACGTCGAGGGCTGGTACTCCACCAACATCCTGGGCAACCGGGACGGGGAGGCCCTGAATGATCCGGCCTCGAAGGCCAACAAGATCGACACCAAGGGCGCCGCGCTGGACAGCATCCTCGGCTACAAGGTCCAGGACCACATCGTCCAGATCCAGTACTACCGGCCGCGCGGGGACAACAAGGAGGCCTGGGACAACATCGACGTGGTGGGCTTCCTGGGCCAGCCCATGCAGCTGAAGCTCAACTTCTTGTGCAAGGACTCCATCCTGGCCGCGCCGCTCGTGGTGGAGCTGGCGCGCACGCTGGACCTGGCCAAGCGCCGCGGCGAGGCGGGCGTCATCGACGCGCTGGGCTGCTTCTTCAAGGCGCCGATGACGCAGAACGGGGGCAAGGTGGAGCACGCCATGGCGGAGCAGCAGCGCCGCCTCATGAGCTGGCTGTCCCTGGGCCGCGTCCAGCCCACCCTCGGCAAAGAGCGCATCCGGGGCTGA
- a CDS encoding Gfo/Idh/MocA family protein, which yields MSTLPRRLGWAIVGCGWVARDYVAPAFQAADNARLVALCDSDAEMLLRISGNEALRYTSLPEALANPEVEAVYIATPNHLHAAMTEACAAAGKHVLCEKPMALTPEDGTRMVEACRRAGVHYATAFDQRHHALHRRLRTLVQEGLLGTVTQARIHYACWLPRDWAPDNWRVDPRKAGGGAMIDLAPHGLDLLEVLLQDEWTSLTALLQRRVHDYPVDDGAVLMGQFRSGTLGILQVAYNCPDAYPRRTLELIGTKARALASKSMGQTPGGTLTLTDAVTGEEMPVPVSPAEDRSPFLNQIQAFSACVLEGKPQPFSPERDVRLVRLLAQATPPFPPETPCP from the coding sequence ATGTCCACACTCCCGCGAAGACTCGGCTGGGCCATCGTGGGCTGTGGCTGGGTGGCCCGCGACTACGTCGCCCCCGCCTTCCAGGCCGCGGACAACGCGCGCCTGGTGGCACTGTGCGACTCGGACGCGGAGATGCTCCTGCGCATCTCCGGCAACGAGGCACTCCGGTACACCTCGCTCCCGGAGGCGCTGGCGAACCCCGAGGTGGAGGCGGTCTACATCGCCACGCCCAACCACCTGCACGCGGCCATGACGGAGGCCTGCGCGGCCGCGGGCAAGCACGTGCTGTGTGAGAAGCCCATGGCCCTCACGCCCGAGGACGGCACGCGCATGGTGGAGGCGTGCCGGCGGGCGGGCGTCCACTACGCCACCGCCTTCGATCAGCGCCACCACGCCCTCCACCGCCGCCTGCGCACCCTGGTGCAGGAGGGCCTGCTGGGCACCGTCACCCAGGCGCGCATCCACTATGCGTGCTGGCTGCCGCGCGACTGGGCGCCCGACAACTGGCGCGTGGATCCGCGCAAGGCCGGTGGCGGGGCCATGATTGACCTGGCCCCCCACGGGCTGGACTTGCTGGAGGTCCTGCTCCAGGACGAGTGGACCTCCCTTACGGCGCTGCTGCAGCGGCGCGTCCATGACTACCCGGTGGATGACGGGGCAGTGCTCATGGGCCAGTTCCGCAGCGGCACCCTCGGCATCCTCCAGGTGGCCTACAACTGCCCGGACGCCTACCCGCGGAGGACCCTGGAGCTGATCGGCACGAAGGCCCGGGCCCTCGCCTCCAAGAGCATGGGGCAGACACCGGGGGGCACGCTGACGCTCACGGACGCGGTGACCGGCGAGGAGATGCCCGTGCCGGTTTCGCCCGCCGAGGACCGGTCTCCCTTCCTCAACCAGATCCAGGCCTTCTCGGCCTGTGTCCTGGAGGGCAAGCCGCAGCCGTTCTCGCCCGAGCGGGATGTCCGCCTGGTGCGGCTGCTGGCGCAGGCCACCCCGCCGTTCCCACCCGAGACGCCATGCCCCTGA
- a CDS encoding MBL fold metallo-hydrolase, whose product MPLIRYACSHCGTWQPWFSHESPPGCPTCMDVRNALPENGWNFRSAGQVSELLTTSWAEALPGILGFHCTPAFGLGSTGWLLRRPEGNVAFEGAPWYSRGALEHIASLGGIRVLSASHPHGFGALWQLQEQFDPLLVLHRDAIPYTKAFQVRWPVDGVHEVTPGLTLHPIGGHYEGQCVLYDAATRSLFCGDALKVELGPQGEPTGLSCHKGFHYAIPMSHGELRHYRAVFEQLPFENVFTPFEFARGVTRAHALALFDRLLAGRPHTQPIPMRELS is encoded by the coding sequence ATGCCCCTGATCCGCTACGCCTGCTCCCACTGCGGCACGTGGCAGCCCTGGTTCTCGCATGAGTCCCCGCCGGGCTGTCCCACGTGCATGGACGTGCGCAACGCCCTGCCCGAAAACGGGTGGAACTTCCGTTCCGCGGGCCAGGTGAGCGAGCTGCTCACCACGTCCTGGGCCGAGGCGCTGCCCGGCATCCTCGGCTTCCACTGCACGCCGGCCTTCGGGCTGGGCTCCACGGGGTGGCTGCTGCGGCGGCCCGAGGGCAACGTGGCCTTCGAGGGGGCCCCCTGGTACTCGCGGGGGGCGCTGGAGCACATCGCCTCGCTCGGGGGCATCCGGGTGCTGTCCGCCTCGCACCCCCATGGGTTCGGCGCGCTGTGGCAGCTCCAGGAGCAGTTCGACCCGCTGTTGGTGCTCCACCGCGATGCCATCCCCTACACCAAGGCCTTCCAGGTGCGCTGGCCGGTGGACGGCGTGCACGAGGTGACGCCGGGGCTCACGCTGCACCCCATCGGCGGACACTACGAGGGCCAGTGCGTGCTGTACGACGCGGCCACCCGCTCCCTCTTCTGCGGGGATGCGCTCAAGGTGGAGCTCGGCCCCCAGGGCGAGCCCACGGGCCTCTCGTGTCACAAGGGCTTCCACTACGCCATCCCCATGAGCCACGGGGAGCTGCGCCACTACCGCGCGGTGTTCGAGCAGCTGCCGTTCGAGAACGTCTTCACGCCGTTCGAGTTCGCCCGGGGCGTCACCCGCGCGCACGCGCTGGCCCTGTTCGACCGGCTGCTGGCGGGCAGGCCGCACACGCAACCCATTCCCATGAGGGAGCTGTCATGA